A genomic region of Xanthomonas fragariae contains the following coding sequences:
- a CDS encoding DUF2141 domain-containing protein translates to MRYRTCTLVGILGLLLGGIAHAADLDVGLSGLRSQQGMLRVVVIASTAQLDGAQRPVQAQTVPITSSTPHIQFKNLPPGRYAVMVNHDENSNGKLETNLIGMPVEGYGFSNNPHTMRKPTFDEAAFDLPASGKHISVEMR, encoded by the coding sequence ATGCGGTATAGGACCTGCACCCTGGTCGGCATCTTGGGCTTGCTCCTCGGCGGCATCGCGCACGCCGCGGATCTGGACGTGGGCTTGAGCGGCCTGCGCTCACAGCAAGGCATGTTGCGTGTGGTGGTGATTGCCTCAACCGCACAGCTGGATGGTGCACAACGACCGGTGCAGGCGCAGACCGTACCGATCACCAGCAGCACGCCGCACATCCAGTTCAAGAACCTTCCGCCCGGCCGTTACGCGGTGATGGTCAATCACGACGAGAACAGCAACGGCAAGCTCGAAACCAATCTGATTGGCATGCCGGTGGAAGGTTACGGTTTCAGCAATAACCCACACACAATGCGCAAGCCAACGTTCGACGAGGCGGCCTTCGACCTGCCTGCGAGCGGCAAACACATCAGCGTGGAAATGCGCTGA